In Betta splendens chromosome 1, fBetSpl5.4, whole genome shotgun sequence, the genomic stretch cacacacacacacacacacacacacacacacacacacagacgtcacagtccttctttcttcttcaggcTGTCGTTCAGACCGTTGATAACCTGTTGGGTCCCAAAGCGCTGGTGTCCTGGAACGATATGAGCAGCAATGACCAATCACGCGCTGCGTCGCTGCTGTTGGATGCAGTAGAGAAAGGAGCGTTTCTATTGGCCAACAACCTCTACGAAGGCCGCTTCAGCGACAGAGCCCCTAACGTTGGTCGGTGCTCTCTTTGTGTCTAAGCCGTGCGCTGCGCAGGTACCCGCGCTGaccgttctgtgtgtgtgtgtgtgtgtgtgtgtgtgtgtgtgtgtgtgtgtgtgtgtgtgtgtgtgtgtgtgtgtgtgcagatttgGAGGTGTATGTGCTGAATACGGAGGCGGACATACAGGACCTGACGTTCCCTCACTCCTACGACAGTGACAGCATCTTACAGATAACGGCAGTGGCTCTGCAGCAGTACAGCAACAACGGTCTGTACCCCACCGCTGCAAAGTCCACTCATCTAGCTTGATTTTTTACACATCACTGCATTTCTTTCAGTCTtctgaaacaaattaaacatgACACTGCTTTATACTCGAGCGTTGCATCCCTGTTTTGTCTGCAGGCCAGGTGAAGCTCGTCCTGTCGCTCTATAAGAACCTGGGCACCTTCTTAACCACCCTGAACTCCACGCTGAGGCTGGGTGTGGGTCTGAGCTCCGACGCCAAACTGGTGGTGAACTCTCATGtcatctctgcctctgtgcaCCGAGGGTCCAACAGGGTTTACCTGTCGGAGCCGGTGATCTTCACTCTCCGACACCTGCAGGTCTGTAAACGTGCACGGTAAATAGGGAGATTTCCACCATTGTGCGTTCTGTTCACGGACTAAGCCTTGTGTTCCGGTGGCTGCTTTCATCCACAGCTGGAGAACCACTTTGGACCCAACTGCTCTTTCTGGAACGCATCGGGTGTTTCCGGGAGTGGCAGGTGGTCGACACAGGGCTGCCGCCTGTTACacaccaacaacacacacaccacctgcgCCTGCAACCACCTGTCCAGCTATGCCGTCCTGATGACTTACCAGCAGCCTGCTGTATGTACAcgcgccacacacacagcaggcgtCACTCATTCGCTGTTTTTGTTCGTGTTTGTCCACTTTTCTGTTGGTTTTGTTACAGCCTTGTTGTTGAGGACTGCCTCGCATGTGTTACAGTTTCTAGCTCCACCGTTTGTTGCGGCACAGTGGGCCACTGTACACTGATGGGGGCAGAGGGGGTGATAGTTGTGGGTTGGAGTTGTGAAAGTGATAAATGCTGCAGGATATTTCATCCTGCCATGAAATCTAATTGCGTGAAAGTGTTTCTGTGTAAGATGTCGCCCCGGTTAGGTgtgattttattcatttttagtTATGTAACACACATCGACATTAACATGTGCTCATGAATGTGCATCAGCGGGTTCCttcatttgtatttgttgttgtgaGCTGAAGCGCTGCTGTGTTTCCCTGCTTCAGCGTGGGGACGGCGTGGAGGAGCTTCTGGACTACGTGGTGTTCTGGGTCGGCATCTCCGTGGCCCTGGTCTGCTTGGCCACCTGTCTTACCACCCTGTGCTGCCAGGGGGCACCCTGgcacacagaccacagcaccATCCACCTCAACCTGTGGGCCAACCTGCTCGTCACCGAGCTGCTCTTCCTTGTTGGTTCCAACAAGACTCAGTACACAGTGAGTGTTTGGAAGCGGGTCCAATAGAAACAAAAGGAGCGGTTTCCACCACTGGGGGTTTTATGCACTGATTTCGATCATCTGCTCCTGCAGGTTGTGTCCTCCATCATTGCTGGCCTGCTGCACTTCTCACTGCTCTCAGTGTTTTGCTGGTTGTGTCTGGAGGGAGTGGAGCTGTACCTGCTTCAAAGGGAGGTTTTCGAAGGACGCAACTCCAGAAGGAAGTACTTCTACCTGTGTGGCTACTCCATTCCTGGGCTGGTGGTGGCCGTGTCCGCTGCCATTGATTTCCGAGGCTATGCTGCAATAACTACGTAAGTCACGCGTGTCTCTGCTCCAGTGGAGATGGTGTGCCAGCGTGTGTTTACTGCCATGTCACAGGCTCCTTCTTTGCCTGTAGATACTGGCTTCGAACAGACAACTATTTTATCTGGAGTTTCCTTGGCCCTGTTGCTGTCATCATAACCGTAAGAATCCATAACCACATAATTCCCATTTTTTATATGTAATGAATTTTCCTATTTGATCATTATTGATTGATTATGACAAGCCCTTGTTTTTGTCCCTTTTGACCTCAGTTGAACCTGGTTGTCTTGGTCATGACCTTACATAGAATGCACAGCACAGCTGCTTTGAAACCAGACTCCAGTCGCCATGATAACTTGAGGTGGGTGAAATGTATCATGGTACTGTACCAGTCGTTATGTGTAAATCTGAGATGTCATTtatgattttaatatttattagtaTGTATAAGGAGCTATTCTGTTTAGACCTTAGTAGTTATTAGAAAACTTACCCTAAAACCCAACCTTTACTGAGACAAAAATTAATTGGCTGTAATTCGGTCGTTCACCTGCCTCGCTTAAACTGCAGCATTTACTTCCAGTCATTTCTCTGAATATCAAACGGAAACAGAAAATGCAGAGACTGCAGCACTATAGAGGCTGTTCCCTTTGAGTGAGAAAAGGTCAAAGCTGAGCAATAGCATGTGAAGGAAACACTGAGGAATGGTTGCATTCAGCAAAGGACAAAAGCAGAGCAGGGCTGGGTATCGTTAATGCCCTGCAAGTTTGCAAACCCACTCAGAACCAGACTTCATTCTAGTCATTCCTATCACAAGCGACTTGCTGTGTGGGGGTTTGATGTAGACGAGACCTCAGAAACGCTCAGTTGTCTTGTGAATAAGAAGCAGAGCTGAATCTTCCTCACTTTAAGCTCAGGGGAGCTGATGGATATAATTAAGAGCACTCTCCCAGGTAAGTGAGCGCTTGTCGCACACAAATGAAGAGTAACTCACCCCGTCGTTCTCCTGTGCTGCCTCCAGAGCGTGGGCGGTGGGCTCCCTGACGCTGCTGTTCCTGCAGAGCGTCACCTGGTCCTCAGGTCTGATGTTCCTGTCTGACAGGACGCGCCTCCTGGCTtacctcttctcctccctcaaCACCGTCCAGGCCCTGCTCATCTCCATTCTGCACTGCAGCCTCGCCAGGAAGGTCAGTGCGCGCCGCTAGGACGCGCCTTTTGGGTCTGTGGGCGCCGCACTGACGCCGGGGCCGCGTGTGAATTCTGTGTGCAGGGTCAGAAGGAGTACGGCCGCTGCTTGCGTTTGTCGCAGTGCTGCGCGACTTCGTCCTCCGGCTCTCCAGATTCAGTGAAGGGCTCTGCTCTGCGGTCGAACAGTCGCTATACCAGCAGCCAAAGCCGGCGCGCAACAGCTAACAGACAGGTCCGCATGACACGgggcctccctctctctctctctctcgctatcTCTCGCCCAGATCTGACCTTGTGTGGAATATTTCTGTTTCAGAGTCGTATCAGGAGAATGTGGAATGACACTGTTCGCAGACAGACTGAGTCATCTTTCATCGCGGCAGACGTTAACAATACTCCGACACTGAACCGAGGTGAAGAGCCTTTTTATTCATGGTTTTGATGTTAATACGTGAAAGAGGAACATTTCATGCATTTATTTTCTTCCATCCTCAGCTGCTTTGGGGAACCACTTCCTTACTAATCCAGTGTTGCAGACTCATGCTGGAGCTTCACCCTATGACACAATTCTGGCCCAGGGATACAATCAGCCCTTCACATCTACAGGTACATCTGCTTCAAGCATTTTGCAGTTCTCTTTCAAAGTGTGCGTCCGTCCTCTCTACACGAGTCCCAAACCTTTTGCACAGTAGTTGTTGTGTATCTGTTTTTGTCCTGTATGAATGCATTCAAGTGGAAATGTCGTTGTTGTACGTCAGCTCTGATTTTAGCTTTTCAGTGTGAAtcgttttttgtcttttaagcGTTGTTGACACTttccttttctgtctctctgtctcaaCGTGGACCAGTAGGAACCTTCAGAAACAAGCAGAGTATGAGCTCCTTCTTATTGTGCTCACTTGAACCATTGAGAGCCACTTCCTCCTCAAACGCTGTGGTTCCGTTCATAGACAATCTGTAAAAACAATCCACTCAGATTTAAATTCTCATAGATCATGAAGGCATATTGTACATCTCCTCCATGTGGCCAAACATTTGATCAGATCCTGTTGAAGCCACACAGGAAACCTAAACGCTCCTCATCCACTCATctactcattcattcatctcttcatgtaaatgttttgtggTGTCCCTGTCTTTGTGTAACTCTGTGAATCCTCCTGTTTCTCCTAACAGAGGGCGGTGTGTCCCAGAGCCAGGAGTCCTGTGGCTTGGACAGCGTGTGTCTCAATGGAGGCTACACACCCAACACCTTCACGCTGCACGGTCTGGGAACCACACCTGGGTCGCGAGCTGGAGTTGTGGGCAGCACGGACCTtctgagagagggaggagtggGACTAGGAGGGGACGACATCTCCCCGGGCCTGCTGACGCCCCACAGTGCCACGGATCTGAGCAGCGGCGCAGGGATGCGCCGCAACCTGTCGGACGCAGCGGCTTTGGAGAAAATGATCATCTCGGAGCTCGTTCAGAGCAACCTGAGGCCCTCCGCCGCCATGCCCGTTCCGCCTGAGCGCTACGGGAGCCTGGCGAGGCCACACCACCATGACAGGGTGACGCTTGCCCACACTGCCACTTTAACACGACATGCACAGCCACCGCAGGAGGCCTGGGCCGCCAAGATGCAGCCCAACGCACGGCACAACGCGCCCGAGGGCTGGGCGCACGCAAGGCACCACACGCAGGACGCCGAGACCCGTGGACAAGAGCACGCCACAGCACCGCATTTACAAGACGGCTGGTCTCATCCACGGGCTGCTGGGGATTCCGAGTGCCGTGACCTGCTCAAAGACGGGGACAGGTGCCAGCTGCAGGGCACTCTGGGCCGCCGCGGGCTCCAGGACCGGCAGCAGGCGCGCCCACCTGACGTCCAGGCTCGACCCTACTCCACCCTCAGCCGCACCCCCGGGACTCTGTCCCGACACCGCGGCACGGTGGAGGCAAGTCAAGGCACAGACagggacagggagagagagagggaacggtACCGGGACAGAccccttccacctcctcctccccctcccccccaggaGTCAGAGCCCCTGTACAAAGCACTGGAGGAGCCGCTGCTGatgaagcagagagaggcaggtgTGGACCCATGGAAAAGTGGCcaggacagagagaaggacGAGACATTTCTCCTGAAAAGAGATGGAATGATGGAAGATTGGAGGGGAGGGACCAGGGATGAGTCTTTCACCTCTCAGAAGAGAGATGGCgagatggatgaatggagaGGCGGCGTGGAGCGGGGAAGGGAGGAACCTCATTTGCTGGAGAAGAGAGACGGCCGAGTAGATGTTTGGCGAGGAGGGTTTGACTCAGAGCAGGAAGAGACTTTTATAACGCAGAAGAAGGATTTTGGGATCGATGGATGGAGAGGTGGgatggacagagagaaggaggaatccttgtttttaaaagacagagaaggatggagaggagggatTGAACGAGACAACGAACAACCGAAGGATCGACCACTGGACATGTGGAGAGGGGGGATGGATATAGACAGGGAGGAGGCCTTCCTGTTTGACAGCAAGGATGGAGGTCTAGACGGGAGGAGCAGAGGCAAAGACAGAGGGTCGCTCCGTTACCACGGCGAACGGGAGGATTCGGAGAGTTTTGCTCTGCCTTTGACCCCTGATCTTGACCTCGACCCTGACTCTTCGCCAATTTATGCCCGAGACTCCAACCCCTCCCCACTGTACCCCGGAGACAGCCGCTCGCCGCCTCTCAGCATCTTTCCCAGAAGCTCTCCCCCCACAAATATCTTTGCTCCCCGAGACACCAACTCACCTCCCAACAACCTCTACTCCCGCCACTCCCCGCAGGTGTACAGCCGAAGCAACTCCCCTCCCCGCTTCTACACCCGCACGTCCCCTCCATCCCTCTCGTACCCCGACAGCAGCCCCGAGGCTCCGGAAGAGGTGAGCCCCGCTGGCCAGCCACAGCGGCCCGTCCTGGAGCTGCCCTACAGCCTGGGGCGGCCCCCGCTGGGCCCGCGGCCCAACCACCTGCAGACCTTCTACCAGCCGCCACCACTGGCATCCAATGGAGAGGCTGCGTACACGGCAGAGCCCGCCTCCGAGGGAGACGACGGACAGATGCAGCGCGTGACAAGCCTGTGACTAGGGCGGTGGTGATCGGGGCATAGAaaccagggaggaggaggaagacggcgaGAAGAGCAACGAGTGAAAGTGATCTCTGTGATGCTAAAGCGGATGACGAAGGATTACATAATGGCACTGATGGCTCCTCCCTGCTTCTATGTCCTGATCACCACGAGACCTTCCCCTTTCCatgttttattacttttctATGACTGTGATCCATTTCTAActcctcccgtcctcctctctctcctgaagCCCTGCTGTTTCTTCCCTTCTCATCGGTGCTTAGCCCTACTGGCCCCGTCAGATAAGTTTCTATTGGTTTGTTGGCTGGGTGTTGCCCCTCCCTGTAGCAAGCAGACAGTGTGTCAAAGAAACACTCATATGTTGCCAAAAAAATCTTTCAAAGAACATGTGCATGACTTTATAAGTGGCTTTACAAggctacatactgtaggagGAAGGTGCTGGGTTGTGTGTGGGGCGTATGTGTAGGCGTGTGTGTAGCTTGAggagcatgcgtgtgtgtacggttttgtgcgtgtgtgagaaacAGAGCGTGTGTATATACATCATTCTTGTATAATTAATGTATCACAGTGAAGCATTTTATTGATACCAACTGAGGGGCCACTCACACACGTCCCCTCCTACTGGTTCTGAACTCTTGACCAATCCAATTTCACACCCCGCCCCCTCCACCTGCCACTAAGTGTTAATGATGGGACTTGTTGCCATTGAGTTTGTGATAGCAACTGAACTCTAGACTCTAGAGCCAGAGATCATATAAAACCTCAGAACTTTTCTGCAACTCCCGTGAGACCCTTGTACATATCGACCTCAAGTGTTCTGATTGTCTTGTATTGCTATTGAAGTTCAAGTAAACAtgtgaaataaatgtttctgcCTTTCTGTCCGAGTGGCTGTACAGAGAGATGGAAGGTAACAGAAGACTGAGGAGTTACGTGTACAGAAGCAGAAGATGGAGGTTCTGATGAAGACTAGAACTGTGAGCTGCCAGAGAGATGAAAATATATTGACGGAGCACAAATACTATTAACTGTTGCCATTCTCGTACTTTGAGTATTTTCCCAGCTGCTGTCATACTTTACATTCATAATCCATGACATTTCAGAGGCACAGTATGAAGCTTTCAATCAAAATTTACACAATTTGAAATGAATTAATATTCACAAATCCATATATGGATGGATACATGAGTAACGCTTGTTGATGGGAGCATAATTACTCCGATTAGGCGATacaaagagctgcagccatTCACTTTGGTGATTAGAACTGAAGATActgtaacatttatatttaataaagaaCAGACACGAATAAAATATGCACATGTGCTGAataattaaagttaaagttgATACATAATTTGGACTTTTTACTTTGTTGCCTGAAACATTTCTACATCGCAAAAAAGAACCTGTACATAGATATTTTTTACTCAAAGGTAATAAATATCACAAAGCTTTGTGCCTTTTTGAGCATTTTACTTAAAGCTGCACTAATCAGTGTAGAATGAAACAGACCTAATGATATGTGTAATGCGAAGGCACTGTCTGTATTGACCCAAAGATAATTAACTTCAGCTTCATCGAGCATTTTAGTGTCTTTTGGctcatgttttggttttactGTCTGCAGCTTGATGTTTAATGTAGTGTTTGTCCCATCATGTTGATCCAGCTTGCTGTCATGCACTTTCATAAATGCAACCAAAAGGCGGAGACATAAAGTTGGTAATCTTCTAGCAAACATACATACAGAACTAGCTCCACATTTATCAGCTAACGATATTTATGGGAGTTAGTGAGGATCAAACAGAACTTATTATGGTGTTGGGATTTTTATCTCCAAATACaacttgtgttgttttctttttttgtttttttttggcaaaATATGTTAATAAGAACCTGTTCAAATCAACTTTATAAGGTAATAAGCTTAATATTTTCAATGTACAGGCTTGTGTAGAACATGAATTCATTTGCTTTTGTCAAAATGTGCATTTTAGAAAGAAgacataaactaaactgaagtGAACTGAGACGGTGGTTTCAAACAATCTGTTCCATCTTTAATGAAGTGTGTGCACGTGAATGAGGCCtgagaacaaaacacaacaaataatcCAATGGCAAACACAGTCCTCGTTCAGTCAAGGTTCTGTCGTGCCTGTGTCTGTCGCTCAGTCTTTCATCAGTAATCTGTTCAGACGGACAGATGGGTGCGTCCCACTACAAACTATACAAACTACTGGCATGACACAGTTTAGACAATGAGTTGCTTTCTTactatttgtgtttttcttcaacACCAACACATTCATTGGTTCagtgtaaaaaaacaagcaaacagctgaatacagtatattacaggtctgtaaaatatatttcatcctattcaataaatcaaattacAAATTGCTAATGGAAATCAAAAAGTGCTTTTGAAGTATCATTAGATCTGTACAATAGAAAATGCAAAGATTagaaatttatatatatacagaatATCTACAGGTAACCTACAGAGCAACAGTGCTTGCTGAGCGTGCTTGAGCTGTTGAGGGCACTTGAGCCAAGCAGCCCTTCCTGGTTCAGATACTGCACAAGCTCTTCTCTTTTGGCCCAAGTGATGGCACTTGGTTGGACTTCACAGAAAAATCTCATATCCTGTCCAGACTTTGGGCATTATGTGGAAGGTGGTGTGGAGCAGGCGAGGTTTAGCACACAGAATGATGGGGTGACAGTGGGCTGTCCAGGGTTTCAGTAGGGGACAGATCTGACCTGGGGGAACTTTTAAACATGGACGAGATATGAAAGGCCTGAAAAAGACAGAATGGTTAACACATGACATGTGGCTGATACATGATgctcaaacacaacacagcaaaggTTACTAACCACCCAGTAAGCAGTGAGGGCTCCCTGTATGTAGCCTGTTATCACGTCGGACGGGTGGTGCCTGTAGTCGGAGATGCGGGTCAGACCTGTGTAAATcgccagcagaaccaggaagaACTGAATTGCGGGCCTCAGGAGCCGAGCCCCGCGCCAGGTCAGCCGCGCCTGCAGGTAGAACTGACAGGCGTTGTGTCATTCAGAGAAGCACGGCACCGTCTCCATCACAGTCTCACATTTAATAAGTGCACTTTACGCTTCCGCACAGGTGCATAGCAGCACATTTCTCCTGTCTTGTTGATgcattcaaattaaaagcctgtCTGGCTTTGTCATGTTTTGCCTGCACTCTGCTGACATAGGTCACGATATTTAAATTCAATACTCTTTCAGTAATCCATTGGAGTCAATGACAAGTATTTAAGtattaaataaaagtattttttagCTGACTGAGATGCTTTATGTTGGTTTTTATGCTGGTTTTTACTTTATCATGGACCTGCAGTAGGTAGAGTATACAATAATCAGAGCACTGGTGCAGCTTCTACTGTTTCCCGCAATGATGCAAATGAAGAAGAACAATCTTGTTATTGCTCATCAGTAAATCAATAAGTCTTTCTACCTCCATTGCTAATTGCAACACGAGGAAGGGAAACAGTTGGGAAAGTAAACACAAGCAAGCCAAggctgcacacatacacatgcggatacacacacagtgacacaatgaGGAGAGCAGTGAGGCAGTAAGGCGAGGTCACACTCCTCCCACAGCACAACAaagctgtctctgtctgtcccaTTTGTCCTTTCAGCTCTACACTTTTCTCCTCGTCTTTCATTCTCTCGCTAACTGGATGATAACCAATGATGGGTCCCTGTTTCATTCAATGTCTCTCTGTGCCTGTTGTAATTGGTAATTGGAAATTAGACAGAAGCTttgggctttgtgtgtgtgtgtgtgtgtgtgtgtgtgtgtgtgtgtgtgtgtgtgtgtgtgtgtgtgtgcgtgtgtgtgtgtgtgtacagagagTAGACATATGTGTATGTGAATAGACATCCTGTATGAAGATACTCACTGCTAAGTAGAGCATTGTGTACATTCCAAAGGAAGCATGTCCAGAGAAGAAGGACTTTCTGATAAAGATTAGAAGAACTGATAAGAGTTTAAAGTCATACAGAACCAAAATGCAGCTCATGCGTAAGCTCGTACACAcctggcctcctcctctaaCCGATGGTCAGGTTGGCGGCAGCTCACTGTTGCAACGTAGCTTCCCAGCGTGCAGTTGAGCGACGCGTATGTGACGCCGCACACCGACAGGAAGTGTGGCCGCAGGCGGCCCACGCTCAGCTTGGCCATGTTGGTCAGCGACTGGCCGACGCAGCagccaaacaggaagcagcccaGCTCCTTGTACAGACAGGACACGTACAGGTTCCTGACGAAGGCTTTGGAGCTGACTCCTCGGAAACGCACCCGGTAACACTCTCCCAGGGCGATCTGTGGGCGGGCAGCCGCCATGTTACGCTCTCTTCAGCGTGCTGTATGGTTGTACGGTGAACAGGCTGACCTCTGCGTCATGCGTGATGGGTACTTACAGTGAGGCCAGTGATGACGATGCCTCCGGCGATGAGTAATTCATCGGGTATGGCCTCTCGGTGCACGTAGGGGTAGGCGATGCTCTGGTCCCCACATATGAAGCCCCTCCTGTAGGGACGCACTGCCTTCAGCTCACATGCAAAGAAAGGGATGgaagctgcaggtgtggaggaGGAACAATTAGAGCAGGAAATAGGACCTAAACCAGACACTTCCAAGAAACAAACAACTctaaacaacaataatattgATGACTGTGATTTTCACAGGAACTGACAGAAAGGTCAAAGGAGCAGAATCTTTACAGGAAAGTAAGTGTGGGAATTCTCTGGCTTTGTCTCTGGAAACCCAACCATTAGACGGCCACTGGGAACGCGAGGGTCACAACGCTGCTCCACTGGGACCGTACGTCCATACAAGCCACAGCAGAAAGCTGCCACTTCCTGACAGAACCGAAAACAGGCTGAATCCTCTGAGACTAGAAATACAAGAGCaaagcaggcacacacacaatgaattgtgtgtgtgtgtgtgcgtgtgtgtgtgtttctgttgatACGGAGAGAGAGGCATTGTTGTTTGTGATTGCTGCTCAACTCTTtctcaaaaaaaagaaagagcaaacacagcagcagtctggagccagaaccagcctCACACTGTCTCTGGTTGTTTCTGGCTGTCtgttctctcgctcgctctcagtCTCGCATCCCTGCCCACACACAGTAGGGCAAGACAGAGCGAGTGACAGAAGGAGGGAAGGGGACATGGTGGAAGACTTCGTCCTCGCTGTCCATGTCCAGCCTGAGGTTAATGTCACCACTTTATCCAGCTTTTTCCAGTTAGCCTGTTTACGGGCACAGAGCAACCATGACAGGGAGGGTCCACAATTACTGAGAGTTCACACTGTCATGTGATGCACATGgctcatgcatttatttatttataccaAATACAATTCCCCCCTGGCCAGACTCTACCCTGAGAACTgggggttgccatggaaactgcaGAATTCCCTGGGCAATGCACAAACCAGCTGGCACGGAGAGCTCGAGAGTGcgcaggagaggaaaaacatgtaaaaggaGAGAGCGACAACTTGAAAAACTTTTTTCCTactctttttgttttgtcttttgtctttctttccctTTCAAATTATTGATAACCCTGGACCGTCTTTGTTGACtttataaaacatgaaaaaagagGTTAATCCTCATCAGACACAATAGAAAGACATAATAGTAACCACCTAGAAATTCATTATCAGTTAGttatttacaataataataataattccccCATTTGCTCGGTTTTGAAGATGTcaacacaacaaaataaaacaaaataacaaatattttgttttagtttagtttaaatacatttaccAGCTGAATAGCCTGTAAATCATGTTATCATTTCCAGTGTTATTCACTGTCCGCCAAGGTCTGGCGTTAGTTCCGATATTTACCCATGAAGAGGCAGAGAAGGTCCAAGCCCACCAGAAGTTTTCTTTTGGATAAAGCCGGTCCAGTGGTCTCTAGCAGCTTCTTCCCGGTGCCGTTCTCTGTGCCCATGACCGCTGCCGCCGCACTGCTCTTGTTTTCCGTGAGTTTGAGCTGGAGTTCCGCGCCGGAGACCGGGACACCGACGCTCTGAGACCCGAAAGTGTCCAACATCACCACTGGCTCGTAGTCGAACGCTTGGCATCAACAGCTCGTGCGCACTCCGCGCAAAACTGCGGTGAAAGTGAGCGTCCTCACGGCATTTAATATGCGCCCCGCCGCACGCTTCTTacgcatttcacatttcatcacaGGCTGCAGGACTCGTCCTGACTGGTAGCAGGGAAC encodes the following:
- the LOC114851093 gene encoding adhesion G protein-coupled receptor L1-like isoform X2; translated protein: MAVPLWSLGVCVLILAHVPPSSQAMSRAAMPFGLLRRELACEGYPIELRCPGSDVVMVETANYGRTDDKICDADPFQMENTQCYLPDALKIMAQRCNNRTQCVVVAGVDVFPDPCPGTYKYLEIQYECVPYKVDQKVFVCPGSLLSIQPASSLLEAEHQSGAWCKDPLQAGDRLYVMPWTPYRTELLCEYASWDDYRQNRVTTTYKLPSRVDGTGFVVYDGAVFYNKERTRNLVKYDLRTRIKSGEAVVVNANYHDTSPYRWGGKSDIDLAVDENGLWVIYSTEANNGRIVVSQVNPYTLRFEGTWATGFDKRGASNAFMACGVLYAVRSVFQDDEGQAEGRAGSDMVVYAYDTSRGQELPVQIPFPNPYQYISSIDYNPRDNQLYVWNNYYVLRYPLQFTPPPPTKGPLSSLMTTVRSYTATVALSPVRPSASHPIGVINRGSFDQRPITAMVPLTPRPPLRVPLAPGGPGQVGGCEGRVARGVQWPPTLKGEIVERPCPKGSLGIASYQCVLSPVGWSSRGPDLSNCTSPWVSQIAQKIKSGENAANIAGELVNLTRGQIYAGDVSMSVKLIEQLLDILDSQLQALRPANKESAARNYNKLQKRERTCRAYVQAVVQTVDNLLGPKALVSWNDMSSNDQSRAASLLLDAVEKGAFLLANNLYEGRFSDRAPNVDLEVYVLNTEADIQDLTFPHSYDSDSILQITAVALQQYSNNGQVKLVLSLYKNLGTFLTTLNSTLRLGVGLSSDAKLVVNSHVISASVHRGSNRVYLSEPVIFTLRHLQLENHFGPNCSFWNASGVSGSGRWSTQGCRLLHTNNTHTTCACNHLSSYAVLMTYQQPARGDGVEELLDYVVFWVGISVALVCLATCLTTLCCQGAPWHTDHSTIHLNLWANLLVTELLFLVGSNKTQYTVVSSIIAGLLHFSLLSVFCWLCLEGVELYLLQREVFEGRNSRRKYFYLCGYSIPGLVVAVSAAIDFRGYAAITTYWLRTDNYFIWSFLGPVAVIITLNLVVLVMTLHRMHSTAALKPDSSRHDNLRAWAVGSLTLLFLQSVTWSSGLMFLSDRTRLLAYLFSSLNTVQALLISILHCSLARKGQKEYGRCLRLSQCCATSSSGSPDSVKGSALRSNSRYTSSQSRRATANRQSRIRRMWNDTVRRQTESSFIAADVNNTPTLNRAALGNHFLTNPVLQTHAGASPYDTILAQGYNQPFTSTGTFRNKQKGGVSQSQESCGLDSVCLNGGYTPNTFTLHGLGTTPGSRAGVVGSTDLLREGGVGLGGDDISPGLLTPHSATDLSSGAGMRRNLSDAAALEKMIISELVQSNLRPSAAMPVPPERYGSLARPHHHDRVTLAHTATLTRHAQPPQEAWAAKMQPNARHNAPEGWAHARHHTQDAETRGQEHATAPHLQDGWSHPRAAGDSECRDLLKDGDRCQLQGTLGRRGLQDRQQARPPDVQARPYSTLSRTPGTLSRHRGTVEASQGTDRDRERERERYRDRPLPPPPPPPPQESEPLYKALEEPLLMKQREAGVDPWKSGQDREKDETFLLKRDGMMEDWRGGTRDESFTSQKRDGEMDEWRGGVERGREEPHLLEKRDGRVDVWRGGFDSEQEETFITQKKDFGIDGWRGGMDREKEESLFLKDREGWRGGIERDNEQPKDRPLDMWRGGMDIDREEAFLFDSKDGGLDGRSRGKDRGSLRYHGEREDSESFALPLTPDLDLDPDSSPIYARDSNPSPLYPGDSRSPPLSIFPRSSPPTNIFAPRDTNSPPNNLYSRHSPQVYSRSNSPPRFYTRTSPPSLSYPDSSPEAPEEVSPAGQPQRPVLELPYSLGRPPLGPRPNHLQTFYQPPPLASNGEAAYTAEPASEGDDGQMQRVTSL